The Mycobacterium riyadhense sequence GGCATTGCCGCAGCCGGCAACTCGGCATCCAAACACCCGGACGCGGTGCGCCAGGTATTGGCATGGATGGGCAGCAGCGAGGGTAACGCGTATCTAGGCCGCGAGGGCGCGGCCATTCCCGCGGTGCTCTCCGCCCAGCCCGGCTACTTCGCCTACTGGAAGGCCAAGGGCGTCGACGTCACGCCGTTCTTCGCCGTGCTGAACGGGCCGCGCATTCCAGCCCCTGGTGGCGCTGGCTTCGCTGCCGGAAACGAAGCATTGCAACCCTATTTCGATGAAATGTTCCTCGGCCGCGGCGATGTCGTGACGATTTTGCGGCAGGCACAGGCGGCCGCCAACGCCGCCGCGCAGCGCTAGTCGCGGGCTCCGGACTGCCACGCTGGCGTGACGCGCGGCGACGAATCCGCCAAACTGTGAGCCACGTCTCGGTGATCGCCAGGTTCCGGTTGATGACCTGGCTCGATAGTTTGCGACTATCAAGCCTTCGCGGATGGCTATTGGACGCCCGACGTTGCTTGCCGACATTCTGCTGCATGGCGGCGCTGGATGAGTGCCTAACGGAATCCCAGCGCTGTAGGCAGCAGTAGCGGAAGGAGGTGATCACATGCCCCACGAGCTCCTGTTCCGCGAGGATGAGGCTACCTACGGAACTTTCAATTTCGTCGTTGACGACGTTGCCGAGTGACTGCCGGCTACTTAGCCAACGACGGTGACTAGCGATACCGGCGGGGATTCAGAAAGGGACGCCTGGTCTCCGCCGGCATCGGACCAGCCGGCGCGCATTGTTGGCGTACTCGGAGTGAGCAACGACGATGCGAGGTAGGGGCGAGAATTCTGGAGGTAAGAGGAAGTGTTGTGCCCCATAGCGATGTGATAGCCGATGCCAGACTGCTGGCAAACGACGGCAGTGTGCTCGAGATTTTGCGTCGACAGCCCGCCACGGGTGAGGTCGACGTAATCCGGGACTTGCTCAGACCCAACTGCTCGGTGCTCGATCTCGGGGCGGGCGTGGGCCGCATCGCCAACCCTTTGGTCGAACACGGCTATCAGGTTACTGCCGTGGACGACTGCGCAGACCTACTCGCTGAGGTTCGCGGCGCCCGAACGATATGCGCCCGCATCGAGGAACTGCGGCTACCCGAGAAGTACGACGGTGTACTGCTGGCGACCAACCTGATCAACTACCCAGGGATTGACCTTCGAAGGGGCGTATTGGCCACGGTGGCGCATCACCTCAAACCGACAGGCAAGGCCATCATCCAGTGGAGACCACCGCTTTGGTTCGCTTCATCTCGGCTAGGCCGGACTTACCGACGGGTTGAGGGCCCGCGGGTGCTTACCAGGACCTTCCACACCGATCGCGGAGGAATTGTCGAAGGCGAGCTCACTTGGGAGTGCGACGGTCAAATGTGGAAACAGCCGTTTCGCTTCGAGCGCATAGCGGGCGACGACCTCCGGCGCGAACTCGATTGTGCGGGCTTGAAATCGGACACCAGTGATCTTGAGTCGACGGAATGGCTTGAGGTAAGTCACCGTCGGCCATAACCCGGGATCGCGAGCGGGGAGCAGGAGCGCCTGCTGGCCTGACGCTCGGCGAGGCGCAGGCCCGGACCTTACCCGGGCAGCACCATCACCGGCACGGGACTGTGGCGGATGATCTTGCCACTGTGAGACCCCAGGAAAACCCTGGCGATATCGCCTCGCGGTGAGGTGCCCAACGCCAGCATCTCGCCGTCCTCCCAGTCCGCCGCGTCGAGCGCCTGCTGCCAGCCGTTCCCGGTAACCACCTGCAGCACAACGTCTTCGCCGACGATACCGTCAATTCTTAGCTTTTCCATCATTTCCCGCGCTTGGGCCGCCCACGCTTCCAAGACCAATGCCTCGGCATGCAGCCCCACCTCCGGTGGATACATGGTTCGGCCGCGGGCCGCGAAAGTGATCACCCGTAACGGAAGCCCGTAGCGCCCGGCCAGCCCCGAGCATCGCCGCACCACGTCCGCCGACTCCGCCGTTGTCGAGTAGCCACATGTGATCCGTGTCAACCGGCTTGTGCGGGAACGGTATTGACGCGGGCTGATCACAACCGGTACCGGCGACGAATGCAACAGCCAGTTGGCGGTCGAACCGATCAACACTCGGGCGCGTCGCCCGTCAGGAAACGACCCCAGCACCACAAGCTCGGCGTTGAGCTCATCGACCAGCTCGATCAACCCACCCGACACCGACCGATGCGCAAGATGGAGACAGCTGACCTCGAGCCCTTCGGCCAATGTGTGCAAGTAACGCTGGGCCTCCCGCGCCGAGTCCGCGGCAAGCCGTTCCGCCCAGTCCTCGTACTCGGCGTCAACACGTGCAAGCGATGGTGTCGGCCAGGGTTTCGGCACCACGGTCGCCACGGTGAGCGAAGTGCTCAGTGTGCGCGCGGCACGGACCGCCAGCTGCAGCGCCGACGGACCGACTCTGCCGGCCCGATACCCGACAAGGACCGTCACGGAGTTTCCTCATTGAGCGCACTGTGGTGGCGCCCCCACACCAGGTAGTAGGTCAGGGCCACCGCAAGCCATCCACCGAACGCGATCCAGGTGTACCAATGCAGGCTGTAGAGCAGATATCCGCACGCCAGCACCGAAAGAACGGGCGTGACGGGATAACCCGGCACCCGGAACGCGCGCGGCAGATCGGGCTGGCGCACGCGCAGGATGATCACCCCGACAGACACCACGATGAACGCGGTCAAAGTGCCGATGGACACCATGTCCGCCAGGTGGTTCAGGGGTATTAGGGCGGCCAGGATAGCTGCCACCACCGCGACGATCACGGTGTTGTTCACCGGAGTCATGGTGCGCGGGTTCACCGACGCGAACCGCGTCGGCAGCAGGCCGTCGCGGCCCATCGCGAACAGGATGCGGGTTTGGCCGTACATGGTGACCAGCGTGACCGTGAAGATCGAGATGACCGCGCCCGCAGCCAAAATGGTGCTGGCCCAGGTGGCGCGCGTGACGTTGTC is a genomic window containing:
- a CDS encoding class I SAM-dependent methyltransferase, with the protein product MPHSDVIADARLLANDGSVLEILRRQPATGEVDVIRDLLRPNCSVLDLGAGVGRIANPLVEHGYQVTAVDDCADLLAEVRGARTICARIEELRLPEKYDGVLLATNLINYPGIDLRRGVLATVAHHLKPTGKAIIQWRPPLWFASSRLGRTYRRVEGPRVLTRTFHTDRGGIVEGELTWECDGQMWKQPFRFERIAGDDLRRELDCAGLKSDTSDLESTEWLEVSHRRP
- a CDS encoding universal stress protein, which encodes MTVLVGYRAGRVGPSALQLAVRAARTLSTSLTVATVVPKPWPTPSLARVDAEYEDWAERLAADSAREAQRYLHTLAEGLEVSCLHLAHRSVSGGLIELVDELNAELVVLGSFPDGRRARVLIGSTANWLLHSSPVPVVISPRQYRSRTSRLTRITCGYSTTAESADVVRRCSGLAGRYGLPLRVITFAARGRTMYPPEVGLHAEALVLEAWAAQAREMMEKLRIDGIVGEDVVLQVVTGNGWQQALDAADWEDGEMLALGTSPRGDIARVFLGSHSGKIIRHSPVPVMVLPG